The region CGAGAAGCTAGTCAGGGAGGAGCTCAGGGGCGGGGCCATAGACCCGTGCTTCCCCAGTAAAGTGGCCCTTGCCCACGTTAGGAACCTCTTGAAGAAGTCCCCCGACGTTATCCTCTTTCCAAAGGTGGCAACGCTGAAGAGCCTCTTCAAAGACGCCGAAGGCTCTCACGCCTGCCCCACCGTAACGGCAACTCCCATATCGGTAAAGTCGGTTCTTACAAAGGAAGAGGACATCTTCAAGGAGAAGGGGATAACCTTCTTAGACCCGCTCCTTCACTTCGACGACGAGGAGCTTTTGAAGTGGGAGATGTTCGAGGCCTTTAAAGAGCTTTTGAACCTTACCCGGAAAGAGAGCGACAGGGCCGTTGACGAGGGGTTCAAGGCCCTTGATAGCTACTACCGGGAGCTTCGCTCCCTGGGGGAGAAAATCCTCAGAAAAGTGGAGGCTGAGGGCCGTATTGCCATACTTGTTTTGGGAAGGCCCTACCACAACGACCCCGGCATAAACCACGGCATTACCAAGGAGCTTCAGAAGCTCGGCTACCCGATACTCACCATAGACTCCCTTCCCCTTAAAGAGGAGTTCTTGAAGAAGGTTTTTAAAGGCCAAGACCCCTTTAAGATTCGCCACGTTTGGAAGAAGGCCTACAGCGAGAACAGCAGCAGGAAGGTGTGGGCCGCCCTTTACGGTGCCAACCACCCGAACTTGGCCCTCCTGGACCTCTCCTCCTTCAGGTGCGGCCACGATGCCCCCATCTACTCCGTTATAGAGGAGATAGTGGAGAAAACGGGTACTCCTTACTTTACCTTCCACGAGATAGACGAGAACAGGCCCGCCGGCTCCATAAAGATTAGGGTTGAGACCATAGACTACTTCCTGAAGGAGAGAATGGCGAAAGAGTTTGGCACTTTGAAGGAGGAGGTGGCGGTTTAGACCGCCTTTTTCTGATTAAACGCTATTCTATCTTTGAAAATGAACAAAGATTCACTATTATTAATTGGGGAATGAAGCTTTATGCGCATTAAACTTACCAGGGAGAGATGGAGGGTATGGATACAGAGCTTCACTCAGAAATTCTCTCCTTCTTTGAAGACCACTGTAAACGCTACACCGAGTCGCTTTCGGAGATACTCAGGAAGCACATAGGTATAAACGGCAACACCGACGCTTTCTGCCGCTCGCTTATACCAAAGGTCAGCCGGCTCCTTGAACTCTTCCTCTCCGGCCAAGACGACGCCTTTAAAAGCGAGGCCGTTGAGCTCGGCAGGAGGATATTCCGGAAGAACCTTCCCGTTTCCGTTGTTGTGAACGCCTTTAACTCCCTGCTCTTTGACTCCATAGACTTCGCCTCAAGGAGCACCTTCTCGGAGGAGTTCTCCCTCTTCCTCGCCTTTGTAAGGAAAGTTACAAACTACGTTGCCCTGGGCTTTATCTACGAGTCTGTATCTGCCAAGGAGCGCTTCTTCCTTAGGGAGTCGGTGAGCCGCTCCTCGGTCAGAACGATGTTCCAGCTCTTCCTGCGGATAAGGAAGGTGCTCTACGGAGAGGGGGATACCATAACAGAGCGGAACTGCCCCCTCTCTCAGCTGTTTGACACCTTGGAGTTTCGGCTGGTTTCCTCTAAACACGGAATAAGGCGGCAGCTTGAGCTCCTCCACGAGGCGGTTCACACCCACGAAAACCTGTTTAAGGAGTACTTCAAAAGGGGGAACTACCTCTCGGCCTACCTTACACTCGTTAACTTCTACCACACCCTTGAGAAGCTCATCCACCTGTTCGTTCAGATAGAGAGGGGTAAGAACGCCGTCAGGCTCGAGGATATAGTCAACTTCCTTGCCTCCGAAAAGGGGCCCTTTGTCCTCTTCGCCCTTGACCCTAAGCACCTGTCGAGCATCAACAGGGCCCTCGGCTACAACGTAGGCGACGAGATATTCCGCTACATAGACTCGGCCCTTCAGGCCAAGTTTCAGGGAAGCTCTTACGCCGTTTTCCGCTGCTTCCACAGCGCCGTGTGCGTTCTCGTTGAGGGGAAGTTAAGCGGCATAGATTTTGAAGGTCTCTTTAAGCGCATCAGGCTCAAACTCAAAAGGAGGTTCAGGGAGCTTCCAACCGACGTAGACATCTCTGGCTTTTTGATAAAGGTTCCCCAGGAGCTCTCGGGAGACAAAGACGCCATATCGAGCGCCGTCAGGCTCGCCATTAGGGAGAGTAAGCGCAGGGTGGGGGAGCTGTTCACCCTCGACCTCTCCTCCGAGGAGGAGAAGAGGGAGGTAATCATCCTTAAAAACCTCTACAAGGGAATTGTAGAGAGCCTTGTGCTCGAAAGGGTTGGTATAGCCCTTCAGGGCATCTACTCCCCCGACGGCAAAGTTGAACACTGGGAGGCCCTTGTAAGGTTCAAGGACGACGAGGGCAACATAGTGCCCGCCTACAAGTTCATAGACCTCCTCTACGACTACAACCTGATAGACCGGCTCGACATACTGGTTCTTAAAAAGGTTCAACAGAACGTCCACCTGTTTAAGGGGAAGTCCATCTTCTTCAACCTCAGTCCCGTTACCCTTACGGGTAAGCGTTCGGGCTCGCAGCTGAGGGAGCTTACCCGCTCCCTTGTTGAGAGCGGCCTCGGCCTGAACTTCGGTTTTGAGATAACGGAGCAGGCCGCCCTCGAGGCCTTCCTCCCGATAGTCGATTTCTTCAGGGAGTTTAACCTCCCCCTTGCCATAGACGACTTCGGAAACGGTTACTCCTCCTTCTCAAAGTTCATAGACCTGGTTGAGCTCGTGCCGGTGAAATACCTGAAGATAGACGGCAGTTACGTTAAAAGGCTCACAACTTCCGATAAGGCCGTAAAGGTTGTAAGAACCATAGTCAGTATGGCGAACTCCCTGGGAATAAAAACGATAGCCGAGTTTGTGGAGAGTGAGGAGATATTCAAGTTGCTGAAGGAGATGGGGGTTGAGCTCTTTCAGGGTTACTACTTCGGCAAGCCCCAGCTCGTTGTGTAAGCTGTGCTATACTAACGCCCCAAGGAGGGTGTTATGGTTGTTGCTCTCTTCCTCTTTGCCCTTGTTTTCTTCGGGCTTGCCTACAGGTTTTACGGCTCTTTCCTGAAGAGGAAGGTCTTTGCCCTTGACGACAGTCGCAAAACCCCTGCCCACGAGCTCAGAGACGGCGTAGATTACGTGCCGGCGCCGGCTCCCGTTCTGCTCGGTCACCACTTCTCCTCGATTGCGGGAGCGGGCCCGATAGTCGGCCCCATAACCGCCGCCTCCTCCTGGGGGTGGTTGCCGGCCTACCTGTGGGTGCTTATCGGGAACGTTTTTATAGGCGGCGTTCACGACATGAGCGCCCTTGTGGCTTCGGTGAGGAATAAGGCCCGCTCCATAGCCGAAATCGGGGGAGCGTACCTCTCAAAGAGGGCCGGTTTCCTGTTTAAGCTCTTCATCTGGCTTGCCCTCCTTTACGTTGTTGCCGTTTTTATAAACGTTGCCCAGATAACCTTTAACGCCTCTGTTCCCCTGGTTGAGGGCGGGAAGGTAGTTCAGAAGCTTCCCATAGGCGGAGGAGTTGCCACTGCCGCTGTTATTTACATCTTCCTCGCCGTTCTCTTCGGCCTTGCCGTTTACAGGTTTCAGGTGCCGTTAAAGTGGGCAACGGCGGTTTTCGTCCTCCTCGTTTACGGAGCCGTTTACGTTGGTCAGCTCTTTTCGATACACCTATCTCCCACAGTTTGGAACTGGATTCTGCTTGCCTACGTGGCGGTTGCTTCGGTCACTCCCGTTTGGATACTCCTTCAGCCCAGGGACTACCTCTCCAGCTTTCTCCTCTACGGAGCCCTTTTGGGCGCCGGTTTGGGAATCTTGCTCTCTGCGGGGAAGGTTGAGGCCCACCTTGTCCCCTTCTTGGGGTTTAACAGCGATATAGGGCCGCTTGTTCCCCTGCTCTTCGTTGTGATAGCCTGCGGCTCCATTTCGGGCTTTCATTCCCTTGTGGGCTCCGGAACAACCAGCAAACAGCTCGACAAAGAGAGCGACGCCCTCGTTGTAGGTTACGGAGCTATGCTCCTTGAGGGTATTGTGGCCGTAATGTCTGTGATATTCGTTGCCGTTTTAACTTCCGGCGAGTTTGAGGTTCTCAAGAGAAACGTTGCCGCCATTTACGGTGCAGGTATAGGCCGCTTCATGTCGTTCCTGGGCATTCCCGAGAGTATCGGGGTGGCCTTCGGAATGCTTGCCCTCTCTTCCTTTGTTCTCACCAGTACCGATACGGGAACCAGACTTGCCCGCTACGTTTTTACTGAGCTTACCGGTATTAAAAACAGGTTCGTTGCCACCGCAGTCTCGCTGATTATTCCGGCCTTTCTGGTGTTTACCAAGTACCAAGACCCGGCCACGGGTAAGCTATTGCCCGTTTGGAAGGCCCTCTGGCCCGTTTTCGGTGCCACGAACCAGCTTATAGCCGCCCTTGCGCTGTTTGTTGTTATGGTGTGGCTCGTAAAAACAGGCAGGGGGCGTTACTGGTTTGTTGCGGGTATTCCGGCCCTCTTTATGGCGGTTATAACTATTTGGGCCCTCCTGATGCTCTTCGTTAAGTGGAAGTTGACTGTTATAGGGGTTGCCGCCCTCGTTCAGCTATTTTTGGCCCTCTGGATATTTGCCGAGGGGCTTCTTGCCCTTTGGAAGTTGAAGGAGGGTTAGGGGAGTTTTTTCATGGCAGAGGCTAAAGACTGGAGAGAGAAGCTCTTTTTCGTTGCAACCGGTGTGAGGCTTCACGCTAAGGAGTACTTCCTCAGGTTGACGGGACTCTTTGGCCGTTACCGTTACTGCATCTCCTTTCCCTCTATACCGGAGGGGCTCAAGGCCGAAAAGCACATTAGAGGCTTTAAGGCCGTGTCCGTTCCCATCCCCGACGAGATATTTGAAGGCTGCGGAGTGGGTATACTGGTTAAGGATGAAGAGGAGCTTGAGAGACTTTTAAATCACTTAAAGGAGAGGGGGGTACTCGTTTCCGGCGTTTTTAAGAGGGAAGGGGACAGGTTCGTAGAGGTGGAGCGGTGAAGGTTGCGGTTTTGGGTTCCGGAAGCTGGGGAACGGCCATAGCTCTCTACTTGGGCCGTTTGGGCTTTGAAGTTTCCCAGTGGTGTTTAGAGCCGGAGGTTGTTCGCTCCGTGGCCCGGCAGAGGGAGAACCTCCTTTACCTAAAAGGCTTTAAATACCCCGATACTGTAAGCGCCACCCTCTCCGTTGAGGAGGCTGTAGAGGGAGCCTCTTTCCTCTTTTCGGTTATCCCGGTTCAGCACACAGCCTCCTTCTGGCGGGAGCACAGGGCGTTACTTGAGGGAAAGCCCCTCGTGTGCGCCTCTAAGGGGATAGAGGTGGACTCTTTGAAAACCCTCTCTCAGCTCTACTGGGAGGTTTTCGGCTCCCTCGAGGAGTACTTTGTTCTCTCGGGCCCCACTTTTGCCGTTGAGGTTGCAAAGGGACTCCCTACGGCCGCAGTTGTGACCTCGATAGACGGGGAAGGAGCCCTTGAGGTGGCAAAACGGTTTTCCTCTACCTCTTTCAGGCTCTACGCCTCTACCGACGTTAAAGGGGTTGAACTTGGCGGAGCTTTAAAGAACGTTATAGCGATAGCCACCGGGATATCCGACGGTATGGGTTTGGGTAATAACGCCCGTGCGGCCCTGATAACGAGGGGGCTTCACGAGATTAAACGTTTGGGTAAGGCTCTGGGGGCTAAGGAAGAGACCTTTTACGGCCTTTCGGGACTGGGAGACCTTGTCCTTACCTGTACCGGAGACCTCTCCCGTAACAGGCGGTTCGGCCTTGCTCTGGGCAGGGGCGAAAAGCCGGAGGAGGGGAGGTTCGTTGTTGAGGGGGTTCACACGGTTAAGGCGGTAAAGGCCCTTTCCGATAGGCTCGCCGTTGAGATGCCGATTTCTGAAGCGGTTTATAAGATTATTTACGAGGGTGTGAGCCCCAAGGAGGCTATGGAGGAGCTTCTATCCCGCCCCGTAAAAGAGGAGAGCCTATGAGCTGCTGCAACTTCGGCAGGGAAGATGAGGAGTACCTCCACTCCGAAGCCCAGCGCCGTTTCTTTGAGGGGCTGAGCCGCCGTTTCTGCCACCTCGGTTTCCAGCCGAAAACCGTAAAGGCTGAATACCTTGAGCGCCTTAACAGGCTTGCAAGGGCCCTGATGGGCTCGGAGGCGGAGCTCTGCCCGTTAAAGGCCGCTTCGCTTCTTGAGCGCAGCAGTTCTCCCCTTTCAAAGGAGGTTGTGTACGTTTTAGACCTTCTGGTTTCTCTGCTTGAGAAGCTTCTTCTCTACAGGCTCAACGGGCCCGAGGGGAGGGAGCCCCTGGAGGTTGAGCTTGACACCGTTATGGAGCTCTTTGGGTATCCTTTTAAGAGCGCAGAGCTTCACTCCAAGCTCGAGCTTGCCCTGAACGGGCTGTTAACGGCCCTTTACAACTTTACGGAGGAAGGCGATGATTGAGCGCTACGTTGCAGACCTCGACGAGCTTAAAAAGAGCTTCATAGAGATGGCCGACATGGCCAGGAAGATAATCAACGACGCAATGGAAGCCCTAATGGAGCGCGACAGGGAGAGGGCCAAGGCCACCTACGAGTTCGACCGCCTCATAGACCTTAAAGAGATTGAGATTGAGGAGAGGTGTATCAGGATTCTTGCCCTTTACGCCCCCGAGGCCACAGACCTCCGGTTTGTCGTTTCCATCTTGAAGAGTATCGTAGACCTTGAGAGGGTGGGCGACCTTGCCAGGGACATCTGCGAAACGGCCATATACCTATCGGAAGTTCCTCCTATCAAGCCTTACGTAGACCTCCCCCGTATGCTCAAGATAGTTACCGAGATGTTGAAAAACGCCGTTATGTCCCTGCTCAGGGGAGACGAAGAGCTTGCCCGGGAAGTCATAGACAAAGACGACATAGTAGACAGCTTCTACGAACGGCTCTTTGAGGAGCTCGTAGAGATTTCCAAGCAGAACCCGGAGAATGCCGCAATTGCCGTAAGGCTCATTTTGGTTGTTAAGTCCCTTGAAAGGGTGGGTGACCACGCCACCAACATAGCCGAGTACGCCATCTACTACAAAACCGGCGACGTTGTGAAGCACAAGAAGGCCCAGGAGTACCTGAAGAAGCTGAAGGAGAAACAGCAGGGCGAGAACGGGGGATAGTGAGTTGTTCGAACTCCACAACCCCCTTGAGTTCCTCGCCTACGACTTCGGCGTTAAGGCCCTTTTTGCCTCCGTTTTTGCCGGTATCACCTGTTCCGCCCTGGGCTCGTACGTTGTTATTAGGCGTATGAGCTTTGCAGGGGCGGGCCTCGCCCACGTTGCCTTTGCCGGCGTTGCCTTCGGCTTCCTCGTAGGGATTTCTCCGCTTCTCTCTGCCCTTCTCTTCTCCCTTGTTGCGGCCGTTGTTATATGGCACCTGCAGGAGCGGAAGAACCTCCACTTCGACGTAGGAATGGGTGTAATTTTTGCCACCAGCATGGCGGTTGCCGTAATTGCAATGAGCTTCTCGGGGGTTTACGGCTCCCAGGTGCTCTCTTACCTCTTCGGTAGCCCCCTGGCTGTTGAGTGGAGCGACCTGCTCTCTCTTTTCCTCCTCTTTGCGGCTACGGCAGCCTTTATCTCCCTCTACTGGCGAGAGCTGTGGCTCACCGTTTTCAGCGCCGAGATTGCAAAGGCCTCCGGCTACAGGGTTGAGCTCATCACCCTACTTCTCAACCTGCTCGTTGCCGCTGTTGTTACCCTCTCTATGAGGGCTGTAGGGGCGCTGCTTGTCTTCTCGCTCCTTGTTGTTCCGGCGGCTTCTGCCTACAGGCTT is a window of Thermovibrio ammonificans HB-1 DNA encoding:
- a CDS encoding DUF3343 domain-containing protein, giving the protein MAEAKDWREKLFFVATGVRLHAKEYFLRLTGLFGRYRYCISFPSIPEGLKAEKHIRGFKAVSVPIPDEIFEGCGVGILVKDEEELERLLNHLKERGVLVSGVFKREGDRFVEVER
- a CDS encoding metal ABC transporter permease, with the protein product MFELHNPLEFLAYDFGVKALFASVFAGITCSALGSYVVIRRMSFAGAGLAHVAFAGVAFGFLVGISPLLSALLFSLVAAVVIWHLQERKNLHFDVGMGVIFATSMAVAVIAMSFSGVYGSQVLSYLFGSPLAVEWSDLLSLFLLFAATAAFISLYWRELWLTVFSAEIAKASGYRVELITLLLNLLVAAVVTLSMRAVGALLVFSLLVVPAASAYRLSKSFKGYFLLSVAFGFLSGLLGILVSFTLDAPSGASITIVAFLLFLVAAVMGE
- a CDS encoding carbon starvation CstA family protein, with the translated sequence MVVALFLFALVFFGLAYRFYGSFLKRKVFALDDSRKTPAHELRDGVDYVPAPAPVLLGHHFSSIAGAGPIVGPITAASSWGWLPAYLWVLIGNVFIGGVHDMSALVASVRNKARSIAEIGGAYLSKRAGFLFKLFIWLALLYVVAVFINVAQITFNASVPLVEGGKVVQKLPIGGGVATAAVIYIFLAVLFGLAVYRFQVPLKWATAVFVLLVYGAVYVGQLFSIHLSPTVWNWILLAYVAVASVTPVWILLQPRDYLSSFLLYGALLGAGLGILLSAGKVEAHLVPFLGFNSDIGPLVPLLFVVIACGSISGFHSLVGSGTTSKQLDKESDALVVGYGAMLLEGIVAVMSVIFVAVLTSGEFEVLKRNVAAIYGAGIGRFMSFLGIPESIGVAFGMLALSSFVLTSTDTGTRLARYVFTELTGIKNRFVATAVSLIIPAFLVFTKYQDPATGKLLPVWKALWPVFGATNQLIAALALFVVMVWLVKTGRGRYWFVAGIPALFMAVITIWALLMLFVKWKLTVIGVAALVQLFLALWIFAEGLLALWKLKEG
- a CDS encoding NAD(P)H-dependent glycerol-3-phosphate dehydrogenase is translated as MKVAVLGSGSWGTAIALYLGRLGFEVSQWCLEPEVVRSVARQRENLLYLKGFKYPDTVSATLSVEEAVEGASFLFSVIPVQHTASFWREHRALLEGKPLVCASKGIEVDSLKTLSQLYWEVFGSLEEYFVLSGPTFAVEVAKGLPTAAVVTSIDGEGALEVAKRFSSTSFRLYASTDVKGVELGGALKNVIAIATGISDGMGLGNNARAALITRGLHEIKRLGKALGAKEETFYGLSGLGDLVLTCTGDLSRNRRFGLALGRGEKPEEGRFVVEGVHTVKAVKALSDRLAVEMPISEAVYKIIYEGVSPKEAMEELLSRPVKEESL
- a CDS encoding EAL domain-containing protein, whose translation is MEGMDTELHSEILSFFEDHCKRYTESLSEILRKHIGINGNTDAFCRSLIPKVSRLLELFLSGQDDAFKSEAVELGRRIFRKNLPVSVVVNAFNSLLFDSIDFASRSTFSEEFSLFLAFVRKVTNYVALGFIYESVSAKERFFLRESVSRSSVRTMFQLFLRIRKVLYGEGDTITERNCPLSQLFDTLEFRLVSSKHGIRRQLELLHEAVHTHENLFKEYFKRGNYLSAYLTLVNFYHTLEKLIHLFVQIERGKNAVRLEDIVNFLASEKGPFVLFALDPKHLSSINRALGYNVGDEIFRYIDSALQAKFQGSSYAVFRCFHSAVCVLVEGKLSGIDFEGLFKRIRLKLKRRFRELPTDVDISGFLIKVPQELSGDKDAISSAVRLAIRESKRRVGELFTLDLSSEEEKREVIILKNLYKGIVESLVLERVGIALQGIYSPDGKVEHWEALVRFKDDEGNIVPAYKFIDLLYDYNLIDRLDILVLKKVQQNVHLFKGKSIFFNLSPVTLTGKRSGSQLRELTRSLVESGLGLNFGFEITEQAALEAFLPIVDFFREFNLPLAIDDFGNGYSSFSKFIDLVELVPVKYLKIDGSYVKRLTTSDKAVKVVRTIVSMANSLGIKTIAEFVESEEIFKLLKEMGVELFQGYYFGKPQLVV
- the phoU gene encoding phosphate signaling complex protein PhoU, giving the protein MIERYVADLDELKKSFIEMADMARKIINDAMEALMERDRERAKATYEFDRLIDLKEIEIEERCIRILALYAPEATDLRFVVSILKSIVDLERVGDLARDICETAIYLSEVPPIKPYVDLPRMLKIVTEMLKNAVMSLLRGDEELAREVIDKDDIVDSFYERLFEELVEISKQNPENAAIAVRLILVVKSLERVGDHATNIAEYAIYYKTGDVVKHKKAQEYLKKLKEKQQGENGG